A region of Arabidopsis thaliana chromosome 5, partial sequence DNA encodes the following proteins:
- a CDS encoding F-box/RNI-like superfamily protein (F-box/RNI-like superfamily protein; CONTAINS InterPro DOMAIN/s: F-box domain, cyclin-like (InterPro:IPR001810), F-box domain, Skp2-like (InterPro:IPR022364); BEST Arabidopsis thaliana protein match is: F-box/RNI-like superfamily protein (TAIR:AT3G28410.1); Has 2196 Blast hits to 2168 proteins in 31 species: Archae - 0; Bacteria - 0; Metazoa - 0; Fungi - 8; Plants - 2186; Viruses - 0; Other Eukaryotes - 2 (source: NCBI BLink).) — translation MAKRRERRGRRQHRSHRRIQRIIDGADFINYMPDDILHHILSFIPTDLAMRTSVLSRRWRHVWCETPCLDITLKHGAMNQTLTSYTAPIITSFKLVMDLNSNTVPQVDSWIEFALSRNVQNLSVFVRDFTYSKTYRFPDIFYLSSSLKLLDVTLDFFDMIPTCTVSWKSLRNLTLRFCQIPDESIHNILSGCPILESLTLDTCRLLERLDLSKSPNLRRLDINQQYRRTGPVAIVAPHIYYLRLTYSSTPSTIVDVSSLSEANLTIISSLLSPLTADGYQTMALEMLSKFHNVKRLTVGETLLQILSLAELRGVPFPTLKVQTLTVKTEFVRSVIPGISRLLQNSPGLKKLRPSTMKMHHLKGLYPDQCWRSTCEVFPTSKEIYKMLGCNDATLKLVASFMDLVLRNAKTLERMVVWLGGIYFNGDAPWFEEELFDMVETLSRNNNVSILLKQSNC, via the exons ATGGCGAAAAGGCGAGAGAGACGGGGCCGACGACAACATCGTAGCCACCGCAGAATCCAACGAATAATCGATGGTGCAGATTTCATCAACTATATGCCAGATGATATCCTTCACCATATTCTCTCCTTTATTCCCACCGATTTGGCCATGAGAACTTCCGTCTTATCCCGACGATGGAGGCATGTATGGTGCGAGACACCTTGTCTCGACATTACACTCAAGCACGGAGCGATGAACCAAACCCTAACTTCCTACACGGCTCCCATAATCACTAGTTTCAAACTTGTTATGGACCTTAACAGCAACACTGTACCCCAGGTTGATAGCTGGATCGAGTTTGCTCTCTCCCGCAATGTGCAAAATCTGTCTGTGTTCGTTAGGGATTTCACATACTCCAAGACTTACAGATTTCCAGATATCTTCTATCTCAGTTCCTCCTTAAAGCTACTCGACGTGACGTTGGACTTTTTTGATATGATTCCCACATGCACAGTGTCTTGGAAATCCCTAAGGAACTTAACACTGCGTTTTTGTCAAATTCCAGACGAATCCATTCATAATATTCTCTCTGGCTGTCCAATTCTCGAAAGCTTGACACTGGATACATGCAGATTACTTGAGCGTCTTGATCTGAGTAAATCACCGAATCTGAGGAGATTGGATATAAATCAGCAATATCGCCGCACAGGACCAGTTGCGATTGTTGCGCCACACATCTATTATTTGAGACTGACATACTCTAGCACACCATCTACTATAGTGGATGTCTCCTCTTTGAGCGAAGCTAACCTTACCATTATCAGTAGCCTACTCTCTCCCTTGACTGCAGATGGTTATCAAACCATGGCGCTGGAGATGCTATCAAAATTTCACAACGTTAAGAGGCTTACTGTTGGGGAAACCCTTCTTCAG ATTCTATCTCTCGCCGAGCTCCGCGGTGTTCCTTTCCCAACGCTCAAGGTCCAAACTTTGACTGTTAAAACGGAGTTCGTTCGATCTGTAATCCCTGGTATATCAAGGTTACTACAGAATTCACCTGGATTAAAGAAGCTAAGACCATCTACAATG AAAATGCATCATTTAAAAGGTTTATATCCGGATCAATGTTGGAGATCAACATGTGAGGTGTTTCCTACCTCAAAGGAGATCTACAAGATGTTGGGTTGTAATGATGCAACGTTGAAACTCGTGGCTTCGTTTATGGATTTGGTGCTGAGAAACGCAAAGACGCTAGAGAGGATGGTTGTTTGGTTGGGAGGCATCTACTTTAATGGTGATGCACCATGGTTTGAAGAAGAGCTGTTTGACATGGTTGAAACACTTTCTCGCAACAATAATGTCTCCATTTTGCTCAAACAAAGCAATTGCTAA
- a CDS encoding zinc/iron-chelating domain protein (unknown protein; LOCATED IN: chloroplast; EXPRESSED IN: 21 plant structures; EXPRESSED DURING: 13 growth stages; CONTAINS InterPro DOMAIN/s: Uncharacterised protein family UPF0153 (InterPro:IPR005358); Has 240 Blast hits to 240 proteins in 73 species: Archae - 10; Bacteria - 110; Metazoa - 0; Fungi - 0; Plants - 25; Viruses - 0; Other Eukaryotes - 95 (source: NCBI BLink).) gives MDMSLALSTAPMSRTIISATRRSQVSQPKAKKVKPANKRPTMSTSGFSGGTTKELTWKCVEGCGACCKIAKDFSFATPDEIFDNPDDVELYRSMIGDDGWCLNYDKATRKCSIYADRPYFCRVEPEVFKSLYGIEEKKFNKEAVSCCIDTIKTIYGPDSKELDSFNRAIRSNPSSS, from the exons atggatatGTCGCTTGCGTTATCGACGGCACCAATGAGTAGGACGATTATCTCTGCCACGAGGCGGTCCCAAGTTTCACAACCTAAAGCTAAGAAAGTCAAGCCGGCGAATAAGCGGCCAACGATGTCGACAAGCGGTTTCTCCGGCGGAACGACAAAGGAGTTGACTTGGAAGTGCGTAGAAGGTTGTGGAGCTTGCTGTAAGATTGCAAAGGACTTTTCCTTTGCAACACCTGACGAAATCTTCGACAACCCTGATGATGTTgag CTGTATCGAAGCATGATCGGAGATGATGGATGGTGTCTAAACTACGACAAAGCTACACGCAAATGCTCTATTTATGCTG ATCGTCCATATTTTTGTCGGGTTGAGCCAGAGGTTTTCAAGTCACTCTACGggattgaagaaaagaaattcaacAAGGAAGCTGTCAG CTGCTGCATTGACACAATTAAGACGATATACGGCCCTGATTCCAAAGAATTGGATAGCTTCAACCGTGCCATCAGAAGTAATCCGAGCTCGAGTTGA
- a CDS encoding valine-tRNA ligase gives MPIRKPMIWRNLLFCYIIHMWIPGLVRGQFITLNSIEIFTKHDWFKLKHTVYFQCNGENKTVLPDVTKTGVLYTFRGQESWQPMTGIGGEKCKRCGIYEQGSLVSDKEFDVWEVCPTDFSASQVYMHFKEKEINATFVCHGCAKFHSVSSKAVAASSPQEEGYNGLTFMIAIIAGVLCTTLVVVGGVFMFKHTQRMKKQRDQARFMQLFEESDEPEDELGLDPVI, from the exons atgCCGATTCGAAAACCGATGATCTGGAGaaatcttcttttctgttACATCATCCACATGTGGATTCCAG GACTGGTAAGAGGGCAATTTATCACACTCAACTCTATTGAGATATTCACAAAGCACGACTGGTTCAAGCTCAAACATACGGTCTACTTTCAATGCAATGGAGAGAACAAAACTGTTCTTCCAGACGTTACCAAAACAGGTGTCTTGTACACTTTCCGCGGTCAAGAATCATGGCAG CCTATGACTGGAATTGGTGGCGAAAAGTGTAAACGATGCGGAATCTATGAGCAAGGCAGCCTCGTTTCAGACAAAGAGTTCGATGTATGGGAAGTTTGTCCCACTGATTTCTCTGCTAGCCAAGTTTATATGCATTTTAAAGAAAAGGAGATTAATGCTACTTTTGTCTGCCACGGTTGCGCCAAGTTCCACTCCG TATCTTCTAAAGCAGTAGCTGCTTCAAGTCCGCAAGAGGAAGGATATAACGGGTTAACATTCATGATAGCGATCATAGCAGGCGTTTTGTGTACAACGCTTGTTGTGGTTGGAGGCGTTTTTATGTTTAAGCACACGCAAAGGATGAAGAAGCAGCGAGATCAAGCTCGGTTTATGCAGCTATTTGAGGAAAGTGATGAACCTGAAGATGAACTTGGACTTGACCCTGTGATATGA
- a CDS encoding valine-tRNA ligase (unknown protein; BEST Arabidopsis thaliana protein match is: unknown protein (TAIR:AT3G53490.1); Has 47 Blast hits to 47 proteins in 13 species: Archae - 0; Bacteria - 0; Metazoa - 0; Fungi - 0; Plants - 47; Viruses - 0; Other Eukaryotes - 0 (source: NCBI BLink).), which translates to MTGIGGEKCKRCGIYEQGSLVSDKEFDVWEVCPTDFSASQVYMHFKEKEINATFVCHGCAKFHSVSSKAVAASSPQEEGYNGLTFMIAIIAGVLCTTLVVVGGVFMFKHTQRMKKQRDQARFMQLFEESDEPEDELGLDPVI; encoded by the exons ATGACTGGAATTGGTGGCGAAAAGTGTAAACGATGCGGAATCTATGAGCAAGGCAGCCTCGTTTCAGACAAAGAGTTCGATGTATGGGAAGTTTGTCCCACTGATTTCTCTGCTAGCCAAGTTTATATGCATTTTAAAGAAAAGGAGATTAATGCTACTTTTGTCTGCCACGGTTGCGCCAAGTTCCACTCCG TATCTTCTAAAGCAGTAGCTGCTTCAAGTCCGCAAGAGGAAGGATATAACGGGTTAACATTCATGATAGCGATCATAGCAGGCGTTTTGTGTACAACGCTTGTTGTGGTTGGAGGCGTTTTTATGTTTAAGCACACGCAAAGGATGAAGAAGCAGCGAGATCAAGCTCGGTTTATGCAGCTATTTGAGGAAAGTGATGAACCTGAAGATGAACTTGGACTTGACCCTGTGATATGA
- a CDS encoding CAP (Cysteine-rich secretory proteins, Antigen 5, and Pathogenesis-related 1 protein) superfamily protein (CAP (Cysteine-rich secretory proteins, Antigen 5, and Pathogenesis-related 1 protein) superfamily protein; FUNCTIONS IN: molecular_function unknown; INVOLVED IN: biological_process unknown; LOCATED IN: endomembrane system, extracellular region; EXPRESSED IN: pollen tube; CONTAINS InterPro DOMAIN/s: Allergen V5/Tpx-1 related, conserved site (InterPro:IPR018244), Allergen V5/Tpx-1 related (InterPro:IPR001283), SCP-like extracellular (InterPro:IPR014044); BEST Arabidopsis thaliana protein match is: CAP (Cysteine-rich secretory proteins, Antigen 5, and Pathogenesis-related 1 protein) superfamily protein (TAIR:AT3G09590.1); Has 3082 Blast hits to 2992 proteins in 385 species: Archae - 0; Bacteria - 66; Metazoa - 1668; Fungi - 333; Plants - 887; Viruses - 0; Other Eukaryotes - 128 (source: NCBI BLink).), with the protein MSSSSLYHPFCLSISSVLLLLLLIFSGEFPSTAGTSSPDTKAAAARATNRGRRNKQSAEFLLAHNAARVASGASNLRWDQGLARFASKWAKQRKSDCKMTHSGGPYGENIFRYQRSENWSPRRVVDKWMDESLNYDRVANTCKSGAMCGHYTQIVWRTTTAVGCARSKCDNNRGFLVICEYSPSGNYEGESPFDIPKITLKLDKI; encoded by the coding sequence ATGTCGTCGTCTTCGTTATATCATCCGTTTTGTCTCTCCATCTCCTCcgttctcctcctcctcctattAATCTTCTCCGGAGAATTTCCCTCCACCGCAGGAACTTCATCACCGGACACCAAAGCCGCAGCCGCACGTGCGACTAACAGAGGAAGGAGGAATAAGCAATCCGCGGAGTTCTTACTCGCGCACAACGCAGCGCGTGTAGCTTCAGGCGCGTCGAATCTAAGATGGGATCAAGGGTTGGCCCGTTTCGCATCTAAATGGGCCAAACAACGTAAATCGGATTGTAAAATGACCCATTCAGGTGGGCCTTACGGAGAGAATATTTTCAGGTACCAAAGGAGTGAGAATTGGTCGCCGAGGAGAGTTGTTGATAAATGGATGGATGAAAGTTTGAACTACGATCGGGTGGCTAATACGTGCAAGTCTGGTGCCATGTGCGGTCATTATACGCAGATCGTTTGGCGTACAACCACAGCCGTTGGATGCGCTCGTTCTAAATGCGATAACAACCGTGGATTCCTAGTGATTTGCGAGTATTCACCTTCGGGGAATTACGAAGGCGAAAGTCCTTTTGATATACCTAAAATAACATTGAAATTAGACAAgatttaa
- a CDS encoding Ribosomal protein S24e family protein (Ribosomal protein S24e family protein; FUNCTIONS IN: nucleotide binding; INVOLVED IN: biological_process unknown; LOCATED IN: cellular_component unknown; EXPRESSED IN: 23 plant structures; EXPRESSED DURING: 13 growth stages; CONTAINS InterPro DOMAIN/s: Nucleotide-binding, alpha-beta plait (InterPro:IPR012677); Has 30201 Blast hits to 17322 proteins in 780 species: Archae - 12; Bacteria - 1396; Metazoa - 17338; Fungi - 3422; Plants - 5037; Viruses - 0; Other Eukaryotes - 2996 (source: NCBI BLink).) codes for MSITRSAIRSSLCLRKLDPEISRSSLPFLQEWRKCLSTATEQPPPASPLPPPPGGSPGEGRFYGKFSGFSKHALKTDIMNVLEGCSLTSDDLKFNYPRGGNLTPAAVFVQFPSLSAYDKALRNIAKKGKLYRLEKAARAQWDPIVPYEGKVVALHGIPVNAITDDIDRFLSGCLYYPGSIQFLTVQGLGTSKRVALVRFTSQTQAMNAYITKNRNFLLNQRITLQVLQ; via the exons ATGAGTATCACTCGTAGCGCGATCAGATCGAGTTTGTGTCTCCGGAAATTGGATCCGGAAATCAGTCGTAGCTCGCTTCCGTTTCTTCAAGAGTGGAGGAAATGCCTATCTACCGCCACGGAGCAGCCTCCTCCTGCCTCTCCGTTACCACCGCCTCCGGGAGGTTCTCCGGGAGAag GGAGGTTTTATGGGAAGTTTTCAGGCTTTTCAAAACATGCTCTGAAGACAGACATAATGAACGTACTCGAGGGCTGCAGTCTGACATCAGATGATCTCAAATTCAACTATCCGCGTGGCGGAAACTTAACTCCTGCGGCAGT CTTTGTGCAGTTCCCATCCCTTTCCGCATATGATAAAGCACTGCGGAATATCGCAAAGAAAGGAAAGCTATATAGATTAGAAAAG GCTGCTCGTGCTCAGTGGGATCCCATTGTTCCTTATGAGGGGAAAGTG gtTGCACTACATGGGATTCCGGTGAATGCTATAACAGATGACATAGATAGGTTCTTATCTGGCTGTCTCTATTATCCTGGATCCATCCAGTTCCTCACAGT TCAAGGACTTGGAACTTCAAAGAGGGTAGCATTGGTGCGTTTCACATCACAAACCCAGGCAATGAACGCATACATTACAAAGAACAGGAACTTCCTTCTCAACCAACGAATCACATTGCAAGTTCTGCAGTAA
- a CDS encoding Ribosomal protein S24e family protein (Ribosomal protein S24e family protein; Has 35333 Blast hits to 34131 proteins in 2444 species: Archae - 798; Bacteria - 22429; Metazoa - 974; Fungi - 991; Plants - 531; Viruses - 0; Other Eukaryotes - 9610 (source: NCBI BLink).), with amino-acid sequence MSITRSAIRSSLCLRKLDPEISRSSLPFLQEWRKCLSTATEQPPPASPLPPPPGGSPGEGRFYGKFSGFSKHALKTDIMNVLEGCSLTSDDLKFNYPRGGNLTPAAVFVQFPSLSAYDKALRNIAKKGKLYRLEKAARAQWDPIVPYEGKVVALHGIPVNAITDDIDRFLSGCLYYPGSIQFLTV; translated from the exons ATGAGTATCACTCGTAGCGCGATCAGATCGAGTTTGTGTCTCCGGAAATTGGATCCGGAAATCAGTCGTAGCTCGCTTCCGTTTCTTCAAGAGTGGAGGAAATGCCTATCTACCGCCACGGAGCAGCCTCCTCCTGCCTCTCCGTTACCACCGCCTCCGGGAGGTTCTCCGGGAGAag GGAGGTTTTATGGGAAGTTTTCAGGCTTTTCAAAACATGCTCTGAAGACAGACATAATGAACGTACTCGAGGGCTGCAGTCTGACATCAGATGATCTCAAATTCAACTATCCGCGTGGCGGAAACTTAACTCCTGCGGCAGT CTTTGTGCAGTTCCCATCCCTTTCCGCATATGATAAAGCACTGCGGAATATCGCAAAGAAAGGAAAGCTATATAGATTAGAAAAG GCTGCTCGTGCTCAGTGGGATCCCATTGTTCCTTATGAGGGGAAAGTG gtTGCACTACATGGGATTCCGGTGAATGCTATAACAGATGACATAGATAGGTTCTTATCTGGCTGTCTCTATTATCCTGGATCCATCCAGTTCCTCACAGTGTGA
- the SGR9 gene encoding RING/U-box superfamily protein (RING/U-box superfamily protein; FUNCTIONS IN: zinc ion binding; CONTAINS InterPro DOMAIN/s: Zinc finger, RING-type (InterPro:IPR001841), Zinc finger, C3HC4 RING-type (InterPro:IPR018957); BEST Arabidopsis thaliana protein match is: RING/U-box superfamily protein (TAIR:AT3G19950.1); Has 8586 Blast hits to 8564 proteins in 268 species: Archae - 0; Bacteria - 6; Metazoa - 2607; Fungi - 605; Plants - 4117; Viruses - 22; Other Eukaryotes - 1229 (source: NCBI BLink).) — MEDENTTIIMASLSALSPSHLTNLTHSILSISHHHRRRLGAVLSSPTLFSLTLRHLLSLSLPDKTHLIANHLLSLLHPLLIHRKHHSSYAVTMKLRDLDAVVLLLFLCETHQLHPDVLEASADNWREILGNTYSNNMLSNNSGLWTCDAGILMPYIETLVRCKRFVDIMGGYNHLRRRDQKEGYQVPAARAAVVALRAVEVFNVAASNAGEVECVICKEEMSEGRDVCEMPCQHFFHWKCILPWLSKKNTCPFCRFQLPTDDVFSEIQRLWEILVKSSELHVA; from the coding sequence ATGGAAGACGAAAACACCACAATCATCATGGCGTCACTCTCTGCTCTTTCTCCTTCACACCTCACGAATCTGACTCACTCCATTCTCTCTATCTCCCACCACCATCGCCGCCGCCTCGGTGCAGTCCTCTCCTCTCCGACCCTTTTCTCCCTCACTCTCCGCCACctcctctctctatctcttcctGACAAAACTCACCTCATCGCCAACCATCTTCTCTCCCTCCTCCATCCTCTTCTCATCCACCGTAAACACCACTCCTCCTACGCCGTCACCATGAAGCTCCGGGACCTAGACGCGGTGgtcctcctcctctttctctGCGAAACCCACCAGCTTCATCCAGATGTTCTAGAAGCTTCCGCTGATAATTGGCGGGAAATTCTCGGTAATACGTACTCTAATAATATGTTAAGTAATAATTCCGGTCTTTGGACTTGCGATGCCGGAATCTTGATGCCGTACATAGAAACCCTAGTTAGATGCAAAAGATTTGTTGACATAATGGGAGGCTATAACCATCTTCGTCGAAGAGATCAAAAAGAAGGCTACCAAGTTCCAGCCGCTAGAGCGGCTGTGGTGGCGTTACGGGCGGTTGAGGTTTTCAACGTCGCCGCTTCAAACGCCGGAGAAGTAGAATGCGTGATATGCAAGGAAGAGATGAGCGAAGGAAGAGATGTGTGTGAAATGCCATGTCAGCATTTCTTTCACTGGAAGTGTATCTTGCCGTGGCTAAGCAAGAAGAACACGTGTCCGTTCTGCAGGTTTCAGCTTCCCACCGACGATGTCTTCTCAGAGATCCAACGGTTATGGGAGATCCTCGTCAAGAGTAGCGAGTTACACGTGGCGTAA
- a CDS encoding Protein phosphatase 2C family protein (Protein phosphatase 2C family protein; FUNCTIONS IN: protein serine/threonine phosphatase activity, catalytic activity; INVOLVED IN: protein amino acid dephosphorylation; LOCATED IN: protein serine/threonine phosphatase complex; EXPRESSED IN: 15 plant structures; EXPRESSED DURING: 10 growth stages; CONTAINS InterPro DOMAIN/s: Protein phosphatase 2C, manganese/magnesium aspartate binding site (InterPro:IPR000222), Protein phosphatase 2C-related (InterPro:IPR001932), Protein phosphatase 2C (InterPro:IPR015655), Protein phosphatase 2C, N-terminal (InterPro:IPR014045); BEST Arabidopsis thaliana protein match is: Protein phosphatase 2C family protein (TAIR:AT3G12620.2); Has 5768 Blast hits to 5765 proteins in 291 species: Archae - 2; Bacteria - 14; Metazoa - 1526; Fungi - 593; Plants - 2621; Viruses - 2; Other Eukaryotes - 1010 (source: NCBI BLink).) encodes MVKPCWRIGAGMERSKINPTKVDGLTWYKDLGLHTFGEFSMAMIQANSVMEDQCQIESGPLTFNNPTVQGTFVGVYDGHGGPEASRFIADNIFPKLKKFASEGREISEQVISKAFAETDKDFLKTVTKQWPTNPQMASVGSCCLAGVICNGLVYIANTGDSRAVLGRSERGGVRAVQLSVEHNANLESARQELWSLHPNDPTILVMKHRLWRVKGVIQVTRSIGDAYLKRAEFNREPLLPKFRLPEHFTKPILSADPSVTITRLSPQDEFIILASDGLWEHLSNQEAVDIVHNSPRQGIARRLLKAALKEAAKKREMRYSDLTEIHPGVRRHFHDDITVIVVYLNPHPVKTNSWASPLSIRGGYPMHSTS; translated from the exons ATGGTTAAACCCTGTTGGAGAATAGGTGCCGGTATGGAGAGAAGTAAGATCAATCCCACAAAGGTTGATGGTTTGACATGGTACAAAGATCTTGGTCTTCACACCTTTGGAGAGTTTTCCATGGCAATGATCCAAGCCAACAGTGTGATGGAGGATCAGTGCCAGATCGAATCAGGGCCGCTTACATTCAACAATCCGACAGTTCAAGGCACATTTGTTGGAGTTTACGATGGCCATGGAGGTCCAGAGGCTTCCAGATTCATTGCAGACAACATCTTCCCCAAGTTAAAGA AGTTTGCGTCCGAGGGTAGGGAGATTTCAGAGCAGGTGATCAGCAAAGCATTTGCCGAGACAGACAAAGATTTTCTCAAGACAGTGACGAAGCAATGGCCTACGAACCCACAGATGGCATCAGTGGGGTCATGTTGCTTGGCAGGAGTGATATGCAACGGATTGGTGTATATTGCAAACACGGGAGATTCCAGAGCTGTGTTGGGCAGATCTGAGAGAGGTGGAGTGAGAGCTGTTCAGTTATCTGTAGAGCACAATGCCAATCTTGAGTCTGCGAGGCAAGAGCTATGGTCATTGCATCCTAATGACCCCACCATTCTTGTGATGAAGCACCGCTTGTGGCGTGTGAAAGGCGTTATCCAG GTCACAAGATCCATAGGTGATGCATACCTCAAAAGAGCAGAGTTCAACAGAGAACCTTTGCTGCCCAAATTCAGACTACCAGAACATTTCACTAAGCCAATCCTTAGTGCGGATCCATCAGTCACCATTACGCGGCTTAGCCCACAAGATGAGTTTATAATTCTTGCTTCAGATGGGCTTTGGGAGCATCTTAGCAACCAGGAAGCTGTTGATATTGTGCATAATTCCCCTCGACAA GGAATAGCAAGGAGACTACTTAAAGCTGCATTGAAGGAAGcagcaaagaaaagagagatgagatACTCAGACCTAACAGAGATCCATCCTGGTGTAAGAAGGCATTTCCACGACGATATAACCGTTATTGTGGTCTATCTCAACCCCCACCCGGTCAAAACCAATTCTTGGGCTTCACCTCTGTCAATTAGAGGGGGATACCCGATGCATTCAACATCATGA